In the genome of Cellulosilyticum sp. I15G10I2, one region contains:
- a CDS encoding DUF1540 domain-containing protein: MPRINCSVRSCYYNQEKICGAHVLNIGGIGAQITEATCCETYQEQSEFSNLAHEEVSKGETDVILCEVNTCAYHAKRHCTLQEIEVGSLKEAEHYSETDCLSFERK; the protein is encoded by the coding sequence ATGCCTAGAATAAACTGCAGCGTACGTTCATGTTATTATAATCAAGAAAAAATATGTGGTGCTCATGTCCTTAATATAGGAGGAATTGGTGCACAAATAACAGAAGCAACTTGTTGTGAAACCTACCAGGAACAGTCAGAGTTTAGTAATTTAGCCCACGAGGAAGTATCTAAAGGAGAAACAGATGTTATTTTGTGTGAAGTTAATACGTGTGCGTATCATGCAAAGAGACATTGTACATTGCAAGAGATAGAAGTGGGGAGCTTAAAGGAAGCAGAGCACTACAGTGAAACAGATTGCTTAAGTTTTGAACGAAAATGA
- a CDS encoding class I SAM-dependent methyltransferase, which produces MKNNIKKNSKNYFDQIASSWDQMRQGFFSEALRDKVFSLSNIQPGTLAVDVGAGTGFMTGGLLGLGAQVIAVDQSLAMLEELDKKFNYNANIDCLVGESEKLPIADNKADYVFANMYLHHVKTPRKAILEMVRILKSGGKLILTDLDAHNFHFLREEHQDRWMGFERSSVQEWFLSAGLNEVWVNCIGENCCASSLSHNEEACISIFIACGVKI; this is translated from the coding sequence GTGAAAAATAATATTAAAAAGAACAGTAAAAACTATTTTGACCAGATAGCAAGCAGTTGGGACCAAATGAGACAGGGGTTTTTCTCTGAAGCTTTAAGGGATAAAGTATTCTCTCTATCCAATATTCAACCTGGAACATTAGCAGTAGATGTTGGTGCTGGAACTGGCTTTATGACAGGAGGCTTACTTGGCCTGGGCGCCCAGGTTATTGCTGTTGATCAATCTTTAGCAATGCTTGAAGAATTAGATAAAAAATTTAATTATAATGCCAATATTGATTGCCTCGTTGGCGAATCAGAAAAGCTTCCTATAGCTGATAATAAAGCAGATTACGTTTTTGCTAATATGTATTTACATCATGTTAAGACTCCTAGAAAAGCTATTTTAGAAATGGTCAGAATTCTTAAATCAGGCGGTAAACTAATCCTTACTGATTTAGATGCCCATAACTTTCACTTCCTTAGAGAAGAACACCAAGATCGTTGGATGGGATTTGAGCGCAGTTCAGTTCAAGAGTGGTTCTTATCTGCAGGATTAAATGAAGTATGGGTAAACTGCATTGGTGAGAATTGCTGTGCCAGCTCCCTAAGCCATAATGAGGAGGCGTGTATTAGCATTTTTATAGCTTGCGGCGTAAAGATATAA
- a CDS encoding LysR family transcriptional regulator, producing MELQQLKTFRIVAEAHSFTKASELLNYAQSSISAQIRLLEEELQVKLFERIGRRIFLTKPGEKLLAYAEQILKLEEEAKAVITGSDLPKGTLIIGAPESICIYRLPKILQEYRRRYPEVEIVLKLGSCADIFNWARNNVVDIALLMDNRITIKDLVIESLKPENITLVVAMNHPLSDHEHISPSDLEGEHLILIEKDACYRCLFEGQLAQAEVQLGSTLEIGSIETIKKCVISGLGISLLPQMTVEQELSAGTLKNLHWTGSDFDIFTLMIYHKDKWLSPAMEVFMELTRKLLKG from the coding sequence ATGGAGTTACAACAATTAAAAACCTTTCGCATTGTTGCCGAGGCCCATAGTTTTACCAAGGCATCAGAGCTTCTTAATTACGCACAGTCAAGTATTAGTGCTCAAATACGTTTGCTGGAAGAAGAATTGCAAGTAAAACTTTTTGAAAGAATAGGGCGAAGAATTTTTTTAACAAAACCTGGGGAAAAACTATTAGCATATGCCGAGCAGATTTTAAAGCTTGAAGAGGAAGCAAAAGCTGTTATAACAGGATCAGATCTTCCGAAAGGAACGTTAATTATCGGAGCGCCAGAATCGATTTGTATCTATCGTCTGCCAAAAATTCTACAGGAGTATCGCAGACGGTACCCTGAGGTGGAGATTGTTTTAAAGCTTGGAAGTTGTGCTGATATTTTTAACTGGGCGAGGAATAATGTAGTAGACATAGCGCTTTTAATGGACAATCGAATAACAATTAAGGATCTTGTTATTGAGAGCTTAAAACCAGAAAACATAACGCTTGTTGTGGCGATGAATCATCCTCTAAGTGATCATGAGCATATTAGTCCAAGTGACCTAGAAGGAGAACATTTGATTCTTATTGAAAAAGATGCTTGCTATCGCTGTTTATTCGAAGGACAACTTGCACAGGCGGAAGTTCAGTTAGGTTCAACTTTAGAAATAGGTAGCATTGAGACGATAAAAAAATGTGTGATCAGCGGACTTGGTATTTCACTGTTGCCGCAGATGACAGTGGAACAAGAACTCTCAGCAGGAACTTTGAAGAATTTACATTGGACAGGATCGGATTTCGACATATTTACTTTAATGATTTACCATAAGGATAAGTGGCTTTCACCCGCCATGGAGGTTTTTATGGAATTAACTAGAAAATTACTTAAAGGATAA
- the amrA gene encoding AmmeMemoRadiSam system protein A — MSLQGFYLMPHPPIVLPEVGKGEEQKISCTSMSLQAIGKEIAQKAPATIILVTPHGTMFQNAIALSYEEEIGGDLKKFGASEVAMKLEINKILTHKIYELASAEDIPVVLATDSLLREYKSSVFLDHGTMVPLYFINTYYKTYKLVHITYATLGDIDLYRFGMVIQKACEALKEEAVLIASGDLSHKLKEEGPYEYSPFGEKFDTEFVRHLQEGNVMGVFGMDKELICNAGECGRRSIAILLGTLEGRRFQGELLSYEGTFGVGYGVMKMNVVAEDASKLRELEAVKNGNYEKKQNQRDPYVRLARESLTSYLNLDKVQEKLPNYITDEMKSMKRGVFVSLKKHGELRGCIGTIFPTTENIAEEIRRNAIQAGVHDPRFNQVEKEELLEIGFSVDVLTEPENCSKEELNAREYGVIVRSRGKTGVLLPNLEGVNTVEKQLEIALEKAGIKPYEEYMLQRFQVIRHKEE, encoded by the coding sequence TTGAGTTTACAAGGTTTTTATTTGATGCCCCATCCGCCTATTGTACTTCCAGAAGTAGGAAAAGGTGAGGAACAAAAGATTAGCTGTACCAGTATGAGTTTACAAGCTATAGGAAAAGAAATTGCACAGAAAGCACCTGCTACGATAATACTTGTCACACCGCATGGGACAATGTTTCAAAATGCTATTGCACTCAGCTATGAGGAGGAAATAGGTGGAGATCTCAAAAAGTTTGGGGCATCTGAGGTTGCTATGAAACTTGAGATAAATAAAATCCTAACCCATAAAATCTATGAACTTGCAAGTGCAGAAGATATCCCAGTTGTACTAGCTACAGATTCTCTTTTAAGGGAGTATAAAAGTTCGGTCTTTTTAGACCATGGGACGATGGTGCCGCTATACTTTATTAACACATACTATAAGACCTATAAACTTGTACACATTACTTATGCAACGCTCGGTGATATAGATTTGTATCGGTTTGGAATGGTTATTCAAAAAGCTTGTGAAGCGTTAAAGGAAGAGGCGGTTTTGATTGCAAGCGGAGATTTATCTCATAAGCTAAAAGAAGAAGGTCCCTATGAATACAGCCCTTTTGGTGAGAAGTTTGATACAGAATTTGTTCGCCATTTACAAGAGGGAAATGTAATGGGGGTTTTTGGCATGGATAAGGAGCTCATATGCAATGCCGGAGAGTGCGGCAGGCGCTCTATAGCCATTTTATTAGGAACTCTTGAAGGAAGAAGATTTCAGGGAGAACTTTTAAGTTACGAGGGAACTTTTGGCGTAGGTTATGGTGTGATGAAGATGAATGTTGTGGCAGAAGATGCTTCTAAGCTCAGAGAGTTAGAAGCAGTGAAAAACGGAAATTATGAAAAAAAGCAAAATCAAAGGGATCCTTATGTAAGACTCGCCAGAGAAAGTCTTACATCTTATTTAAACTTAGATAAAGTTCAAGAGAAGCTTCCAAATTATATCACAGATGAAATGAAAAGTATGAAGAGAGGGGTTTTTGTATCTCTAAAAAAGCATGGGGAACTGCGTGGGTGCATCGGAACTATATTTCCAACAACGGAAAATATTGCAGAAGAGATTAGGCGCAATGCCATACAAGCAGGGGTGCATGATCCTAGGTTTAATCAAGTAGAAAAAGAGGAACTTTTAGAGATTGGTTTTTCAGTGGATGTTTTAACAGAACCGGAGAATTGTTCTAAAGAAGAGCTAAACGCTAGGGAATACGGTGTTATTGTACGAAGCCGTGGTAAAACAGGGGTGCTGCTTCCAAATTTAGAAGGGGTTAATACGGTAGAAAAACAATTAGAGATTGCTTTAGAGAAAGCAGGGATAAAGCCTTATGAGGAATATATGTTGCAAAGATTCCAAGTGATACGTCATAAAGAGGAGTAA
- the amrS gene encoding AmmeMemoRadiSam system radical SAM enzyme: MKTEALFYEKRKDKIHCYLCPHHCIIEKGQFGKCRVRTHENDQLFTINYGEITSISLDPIEKKPLHYFRSGTQILSVGSFGCNFTCDFCQNYSVSQYKAKSDFVPKENLVETIITTKENTGIAFTYNEPSIWYEYVYDCAKLLKETDPSKAVVIVSNGYISEAPLKKLLPYVDAMNIDLKSFNAKYYKRLCGGSLNPVLKTIEIAAKACHVEVTTLLVSGENDTLEEVGEIAKFLNSVSYEIPLHLSRYFPRYKLENPPTDLVFMKQAEDAARKYLSKVSLGNI; this comes from the coding sequence ATGAAAACAGAGGCATTATTTTATGAAAAACGTAAAGATAAAATACACTGTTACTTATGTCCTCATCATTGTATCATTGAAAAAGGACAGTTTGGAAAGTGCAGGGTAAGAACTCATGAAAACGATCAACTTTTTACTATTAATTATGGAGAGATCACTTCTATCTCTTTAGATCCTATAGAAAAAAAGCCGCTCCATTATTTTAGATCAGGAACTCAGATTTTATCTGTAGGAAGCTTTGGGTGCAACTTCACTTGCGATTTTTGTCAGAACTATAGCGTTTCTCAATATAAAGCCAAAAGTGATTTTGTGCCTAAAGAAAACTTAGTAGAGACAATAATTACAACTAAAGAAAATACAGGTATTGCTTTTACTTACAATGAGCCAAGTATCTGGTATGAATATGTTTATGATTGTGCAAAGCTTTTAAAAGAAACAGATCCAAGTAAAGCTGTAGTCATTGTAAGTAATGGCTATATAAGTGAAGCGCCGTTAAAAAAACTTCTTCCTTATGTAGACGCCATGAATATTGATTTAAAAAGTTTCAATGCTAAATATTATAAACGTCTTTGTGGGGGAAGTTTAAATCCAGTTCTAAAAACTATTGAGATAGCTGCAAAAGCTTGTCATGTTGAAGTCACAACATTATTGGTAAGCGGAGAAAACGACACGTTAGAAGAAGTAGGAGAAATCGCAAAGTTTTTAAACAGTGTGAGTTATGAAATACCTTTGCATCTTTCGAGATATTTTCCTAGATATAAACTTGAAAATCCTCCTACTGATCTAGTCTTTATGAAACAAGCAGAGGATGCAGCAAGAAAGTATCTAAGCAAAGTAAGTTTGGGAAATATTTAG